A window of the Cicer arietinum cultivar CDC Frontier isolate Library 1 chromosome 6, Cicar.CDCFrontier_v2.0, whole genome shotgun sequence genome harbors these coding sequences:
- the LOC101502989 gene encoding probable DNA primase large subunit isoform X1, with the protein MEIVRPQSHRNLFSSNDAVSVPSLPLYRSAPPLEVRLEDFESFAIDRLRVLKGISDGLSRGKKPEEMEKLVKELWKVNMRHQHASEVLNKDIISHFVLRLVYCRTEDLRKWFLSMECALFRYRFRFLTPEAQRAVMDNFDLTCRAVNNVEFESIKEKLGQVARSMGQPSPTVDAIFYKVPFEEVPELVAGRKVFISQGYAYVAMNQVVSLVATLFRSQLSKTLILTNRVAINCCRKWTSSIREQEKHRLTPIVEALSSSYLGPDFSQPREYAEISLKDIDQVAKSSFPLCMRHLFDKLKEDHHLKHGGRMQLGLFLKGVGLNLEDALAFWRAEFSKKVGLEKFEKDYSYNIRHNYGKEGKRTDYTPYSCQKIISSTPGAGDQHGCPYRHFSEENLRAALSRMGVNSRAMEDVMDKVRNRHYQLACTLTFEALHGMTCDAGINHPNQYFSDSQKILQPKKDSSAQNLVTARE; encoded by the exons ATGGAAATTGTTCGACCTCAGAGTCATAGGAACTTATTTTCCTCTAACGACGCCGTTTCTGTTCCATCTCTTCCCCTCTATCGCTCTGCTCCGCCACTCGAAGTCAGACTCGAAGATTTCGAGTCCTTCGCCATCGATCGCCTCCGAG TTCTTAAAGGGATTTCTGATGGTTTATCACGGGGGAAGAAACCGGAAGAAATGGAAAAATTG GTAAAAGAACTGTGGAAAGTGAATATGAGACACCAGCATGCTTCTGAGGTTCTAAACAAGGATATTATATCTCATTTTGTTTTGCGTCTGGTGTATTGCAGAAC GGAGGACTTGAGGAAATGGTTTCTGTCTATGGAATGTGCACTTTTTCGCTACCGTTTTCGTTTTCTAACTCCTGAAGCCCAG AGGGCAGTCATGGACAATTTTGATCTTACTTGCAGGGCTGTTAACAATGTGGAATTTGAG AGCATAAAAGAGAAATTGGGACAAGTTGCCCGTTCCATGGGTCAGCCTTCACCAACTG TGGATGCTATCTTTTACAAG GTACCATTTGAAGAAGTTCCAGAACTTGTAGCTGGGCGTAAAGTGTTTATAAGTCAAGGATATGCTTATGTTGCAATGAATCAG GTTGTTTCACTTGTAGCCACACTATTTCGCAGTCAGCTGTCTAAGACGCTCATCCTTACTAACAG GGTTGCGATAAATTGTTGCAGAAAATGGACATCTTCAATCAGAGAACAAGAGAAACATAGGTTGACTCCT ATTGTGGAAGCCTTGTCCTCAAGTTATCTGGGTCCAGATTTTTCTCAG CCAAGAGAATATGCTGAGATATCATTAAAGGACATTGATCAAGTTGCTAAGAGCTCATTTCCTTTGTGCATGCGTCACCTATTTGATAAG CTGAAAGAGGACCATCATTTAAAGCACGGTGGAAGGATGCAACTTGGCCTGTTTCTCAAG GGTGTTGGTTTGAACCTGGAGGATGCACTTGCATTTTGGAGAGCTGAGTTCTCTAAAAAG GTTGGTTTGGAGAAGTTTGAGAAAGATTATTCATATAACATACGCCATAATTATGGAAAGGAAGGGAAAAGAACT GATTATACACCCTATTCTTGTCAGAAGATTATTTCATCAACTCCTGGTGCTGGAGATCAGCATGGTTGCCCCTATCGACATTTCAG TGAAGAGAATTTAAGAGCTGCTCTCAGCAGAATGGGAGTGAACAGTCGAGCAATGGAAGATGTGATGGACAAAGTGAGAAATAGGCATTATCAG TTAGCATGTACGTTGACATTTGAAGCTCTTCACGGCATGACATGTGATGCAGGGATTAACCATCCAAATCAATATTTTAGTGATAGTCAAAAGATATTGCAGCCAAAG aAGGATTCTTCGGCCCAAAATTTGGTTACAGCAAGAGAGTGA
- the LOC101502989 gene encoding probable DNA primase large subunit isoform X2, which translates to MEIVRPQSHRNLFSSNDAVSVPSLPLYRSAPPLEVRLEDFESFAIDRLRVLKGISDGLSRGKKPEEMEKLVKELWKVNMRHQHASEVLNKDIISHFVLRLVYCRTEDLRKWFLSMECALFRYRFRFLTPEAQRAVMDNFDLTCRAVNNVEFESIKEKLGQVARSMGQPSPTVDAIFYKVPFEEVPELVAGRKVFISQGYAYVAMNQVVSLVATLFRSQLSKTLILTNRKWTSSIREQEKHRLTPIVEALSSSYLGPDFSQPREYAEISLKDIDQVAKSSFPLCMRHLFDKLKEDHHLKHGGRMQLGLFLKGVGLNLEDALAFWRAEFSKKVGLEKFEKDYSYNIRHNYGKEGKRTDYTPYSCQKIISSTPGAGDQHGCPYRHFSEENLRAALSRMGVNSRAMEDVMDKVRNRHYQLACTLTFEALHGMTCDAGINHPNQYFSDSQKILQPKKDSSAQNLVTARE; encoded by the exons ATGGAAATTGTTCGACCTCAGAGTCATAGGAACTTATTTTCCTCTAACGACGCCGTTTCTGTTCCATCTCTTCCCCTCTATCGCTCTGCTCCGCCACTCGAAGTCAGACTCGAAGATTTCGAGTCCTTCGCCATCGATCGCCTCCGAG TTCTTAAAGGGATTTCTGATGGTTTATCACGGGGGAAGAAACCGGAAGAAATGGAAAAATTG GTAAAAGAACTGTGGAAAGTGAATATGAGACACCAGCATGCTTCTGAGGTTCTAAACAAGGATATTATATCTCATTTTGTTTTGCGTCTGGTGTATTGCAGAAC GGAGGACTTGAGGAAATGGTTTCTGTCTATGGAATGTGCACTTTTTCGCTACCGTTTTCGTTTTCTAACTCCTGAAGCCCAG AGGGCAGTCATGGACAATTTTGATCTTACTTGCAGGGCTGTTAACAATGTGGAATTTGAG AGCATAAAAGAGAAATTGGGACAAGTTGCCCGTTCCATGGGTCAGCCTTCACCAACTG TGGATGCTATCTTTTACAAG GTACCATTTGAAGAAGTTCCAGAACTTGTAGCTGGGCGTAAAGTGTTTATAAGTCAAGGATATGCTTATGTTGCAATGAATCAG GTTGTTTCACTTGTAGCCACACTATTTCGCAGTCAGCTGTCTAAGACGCTCATCCTTACTAACAG AAAATGGACATCTTCAATCAGAGAACAAGAGAAACATAGGTTGACTCCT ATTGTGGAAGCCTTGTCCTCAAGTTATCTGGGTCCAGATTTTTCTCAG CCAAGAGAATATGCTGAGATATCATTAAAGGACATTGATCAAGTTGCTAAGAGCTCATTTCCTTTGTGCATGCGTCACCTATTTGATAAG CTGAAAGAGGACCATCATTTAAAGCACGGTGGAAGGATGCAACTTGGCCTGTTTCTCAAG GGTGTTGGTTTGAACCTGGAGGATGCACTTGCATTTTGGAGAGCTGAGTTCTCTAAAAAG GTTGGTTTGGAGAAGTTTGAGAAAGATTATTCATATAACATACGCCATAATTATGGAAAGGAAGGGAAAAGAACT GATTATACACCCTATTCTTGTCAGAAGATTATTTCATCAACTCCTGGTGCTGGAGATCAGCATGGTTGCCCCTATCGACATTTCAG TGAAGAGAATTTAAGAGCTGCTCTCAGCAGAATGGGAGTGAACAGTCGAGCAATGGAAGATGTGATGGACAAAGTGAGAAATAGGCATTATCAG TTAGCATGTACGTTGACATTTGAAGCTCTTCACGGCATGACATGTGATGCAGGGATTAACCATCCAAATCAATATTTTAGTGATAGTCAAAAGATATTGCAGCCAAAG aAGGATTCTTCGGCCCAAAATTTGGTTACAGCAAGAGAGTGA